A stretch of the Plodia interpunctella isolate USDA-ARS_2022_Savannah chromosome Z, ilPloInte3.2, whole genome shotgun sequence genome encodes the following:
- the LOC128682853 gene encoding ankyrin repeat domain-containing protein 11-like isoform X4: MPSSSRSRGSGRGPDGAPRAQVIAPMSERQQLALVMQMSSQEAPPVAATPAEERKRTRQQRNERGETPLHVAAIKGDHDQVKKLLDQGQDPDVPDFAGWTPLHEACSYGWHPVVVVLVNGGANVNAKGLDDDTPLHDATTSGNLKMVKFLVEHGADPFVKNKKGKMPSDYAAPDIYEYLESIKGILPRSKRKRVTVRDNNSRASHVGRARDDSAKKGCNANSDSSKRSNMESLAQGDHFEGKETSQEKGSTSDNRDDGAQLSSGVVSSTQDEGSGSSKRSHVDEIHEAEATDDDVSKRKKKKETEDKEPMAKPAPVARGGPGRVLTGNKPPGPASKTGASPLSKSGGSQSSSKGAGGASGKGSQTAQGKGGAGAKANAQGSHQGKSSGGSKGASSSSSGKQDRKSPVASPKPNQNKDSGDGDGDEPKSQELSAPKVPPLKIVLPGGSGSSGRIEQEGQRGSGKGRGSISSLPYVIPCTSADPGQTSDSSDGTVEDKRPPDTSKAGQRVLRSHRTNDGEKDKERTSPQTGSGQNQSSLNSNKSPPPSGSRGDVTTGKKNAHHDDHHPSTSGNRGSESASTGSSVELHPRKRKLKASKDSHSREPSKSESASETSSAAHNVTHSNPYQMYIHIRKQIDRRQRGLFPVKPKPPKDFNKYLMNRCTYTLQSNVNPEPQVEIPISLPPQMVNEFLTQEKERTRLRIQHLVEKEKLVLAVEQEILRVHGRAERAVANQALPFSVCTMLRDKEVYNVLAPEQEEKRNAQRSRCNGRQINSWLQEVDDKWEKIKEGMLRRQHTEAETLHAVQIMGWEWKLKELGLCDYKTTPKIDPSHVPQIHVSNFDLPA; encoded by the exons ATGCCATCGTCGTCTCGGTCGAGGGGCTCCGGCCGCGGCCCAGACGGCGCGCCACGAGCACAAGTAATAGCGCCTATGTCGGAGCGGCAACAGTTGGCCTTAGTGATGCAGATGTCTTCTCAAGAAGCCCCCCCAG TTGCTGCGACCCCAGCTGAAGAGAGGAAACGTACCAGACAGCAGAGGAACGAGCGAGGAGAAACTCCACTTCACGTCGCTGCTATCAAGGGTGATCATGATCAAGTTAAAAAGCTTCTCGATCAAGGTCAAGATCCAGATGTACCTGATTTTGCTG GATGGACCCCACTTCATGAGGCATGCAGCTACGGTTGGCACCCTGTGGTAGTTGTACTGGTTAATGGGGGTGCCAATGTCAATGCGAAGGGTTTGGACGACGATACGCCGCTGCACGACGCTACCACCTCTGGCAACCTTAAAATGGTGAAGTTCCTTGTTGAACATGGAGCAGATCCATTTGTCAAGAATAAAAAGGGGAAAATGCCTTCTGATTATGCAGCTCCGGACATCTATGAATATCTGGAATCAATAAAAg GTATTCTGCCTCGATCGAAACGCAAACGTGTGACGGTCCgtg ATAATAACAGTAGAGCGTCACACGTCGGCCGCGCAAGGGATGACAGCGCCAAAAAGGGTTGCAATGCAAACAGCGACAGCAGTAAGAGAAGCAACATGGAGAGCCTAGCGCAGGGCGATCATTTCGAGGGCAAGGAAACCTCGCAAGAGAAGGGATCCACCTCGGATAACAGGGATG ATGGTGCACAGCTTAGCAGTGGAGTGGTATCGTCCACCCAAGATGAAGGAAGTGGAAGTTCTAAAAGATCACATGTTGATGAAATCCATGAAGCTGAGGCTACAGATGACGATGtttcaaaaagaaagaaaaagaaagaaactgAAGATAAGGAACCCATGGCAAAACCAGCCCCGGTAGCACGGGGTGGACCTGGACG GGTATTAACTGGTAACAAACCTCCGGGTCCTGCAAGTAAGACAGGGGCTTCGCCGCTGAGCAAAAGTGGCGGCAGTCAGAGCAGCAGCAAAGGTGCTGGCGGCGCTTCAGGGAAAGGCAGCCAGACGGCGCAGGGGAAGGGCGGCGCGGGGGCGAAAGCCAACGCGCAAGGTTCTCACCAG GGTAAATCCTCTGGAGGATCAAAGGGGGCGTCAAGTTCATCATCAGGCAAACAAGACAGGAAGAGCCCCGTTGCTAGTCCGAAACCAAATCAAAACAAAGACAGCGGGGATGGCGACGGAGACGAACCCAAGAGTCAAGAGTTGAGCGCACCGAAGGTCCCGCCGCTGAAGATAGTCCTCCCCGGCGGCAGCGGATCCAGCGGACGCATCGAACAAGAGG GTCAAAGAGGGAGCGGAAAGGGGCGAGGCAGTATTTCGTCGTTACCGTACGTGATCCCGTGCACGAGCGCGGACCCGGGCCAGACGTCGGACAGCTCGGACGGCACCGTGGAAGACAAGCGGCCTCCGGACACCAGCAAG GCTGGGCAAAGAGTCCTCCGTTCGCACAGGACGAATGACGGAGAGAAGGACAAGGAACGGACGTCCCCTCAGACAGGATCAGGGCAGAATCAGTCTTCTTTGAATTCCAACAAGAGCCCGCCACCTTCGGGCTCT AGGGGTGACGTTACCACTGGCAAAAAGAAC GCCCACCATGATGATCATCATCCGTCCACATCGGGCAATAGAGGATCTGAGTCGG CGTCGACGGGCTCATCTGTAGAACTTCACCCGAGGAAGAGAAAGTTAAAAGCATCAAAAGACAGCCATTCCCGTGAACCATCCAAGAGTGAGTCGGCTTCGGAAACCAGCAGTGCGGCTCACAACGTCACCCATTCAAATCCGTATCAAATGTACATTCACATACGGAAACag ATTGATCGTCGCCAGAGAGGTTTATTCCCGGTGAAGCCTAAGCCACCGAAGGACTTCAACAAGTATTTAATGAACCGGTGTACATACACCCTTCAGAGCAACGTGAACCCTGAGCCCCAAGTAGAAATACCTATTAGTTTACCACCACAAATGGTAAATGAGTTTTTGAcacaagaaaaagaaag AACTCGACTGCGTATTCAACACCTAGTAGAGAAAGAGAAACTTGTGCTGGCGGTCGAACAAGAGATATTGCGCGTTCACGGGCGCGCCGAACGCGCTGTGGCCAATCAG GCTCTTCCTTTCTCTGTGTGCACAATGCTGCGTGACAAAGAGGTTTACAATGTGTTGGCGCCAGAGCAGGAGGAGAAACGCAACGCGCAGCGCTCCCGGTGTAATGGCCGGCAAATCAACTCCTGGCTGCAGGAGGTGGATGACAAATGGGAGAAGATAAAG gaaGGGATGCTTCGACGACAGCACACGGAAGCTGAAACGTTACACGCAGTACAAATTATGGGCTGGGAATGGAAGCTCAAGGAACTGGGCCTTTGTGATTACAAAACTACGCCCAAAATAGATCCATCGCACGTGCCACAAATCCACGTGTCGAATTTTGATTTGCCCGCTTGA
- the LOC128682853 gene encoding ankyrin repeat domain-containing protein 11-like isoform X11 yields MPSSSRSRGSGRGPDGAPRAQVIAPMSERQQLALVMQMSSQEAPPVAATPAEERKRTRQQRNERGETPLHVAAIKGDHDQVKKLLDQGQDPDVPDFAGWTPLHEACSYGWHPVVVVLVNGGANVNAKGLDDDTPLHDATTSGNLKMVKFLVEHGADPFVKNKKGKMPSDYAAPDIYEYLESIKGILPRSKRKRVTVRDNNSRASHVGRARDDSAKKGCNANSDSSKRSNMESLAQGDHFEGKETSQEKGSTSDNRDDGAQLSSGVVSSTQDEGSGSSKRSHVDEIHEAEATDDDVSKRKKKKETEDKEPMAKPAPVARGGPGRVLTGNKPPGPASKTGASPLSKSGGSQSSSKGAGGASGKGSQTAQGKGGAGAKANAQGSHQGKSSGGSKGASSSSSGKQDRKSPVASPKPNQNKDSGDGDGDEPKSQELSAPKVPPLKIVLPGGSGSSGRIEQEGQRGSGKGRGSISSLPYVIPCTSADPGQTSDSSDGTVEDKRPPDTSKAGQRVLRSHRTNDGEKDKERTSPQTGSGQNQSSLNSNKSPPPSGSAHHDDHHPSTSGNRGSESELHPRKRKLKASKDSHSREPSKSESASETSSAAHNVTHSNPYQMYIHIRKQIDRRQRGLFPVKPKPPKDFNKYLMNRCTYTLQSNVNPEPQVEIPISLPPQMVNEFLTQEKERTRLRIQHLVEKEKLVLAVEQEILRVHGRAERAVANQALPFSVCTMLRDKEVYNVLAPEQEEKRNAQRSRCNGRQINSWLQEVDDKWEKIKEGMLRRQHTEAETLHAVQIMGWEWKLKELGLCDYKTTPKIDPSHVPQIHVSNFDLPA; encoded by the exons ATGCCATCGTCGTCTCGGTCGAGGGGCTCCGGCCGCGGCCCAGACGGCGCGCCACGAGCACAAGTAATAGCGCCTATGTCGGAGCGGCAACAGTTGGCCTTAGTGATGCAGATGTCTTCTCAAGAAGCCCCCCCAG TTGCTGCGACCCCAGCTGAAGAGAGGAAACGTACCAGACAGCAGAGGAACGAGCGAGGAGAAACTCCACTTCACGTCGCTGCTATCAAGGGTGATCATGATCAAGTTAAAAAGCTTCTCGATCAAGGTCAAGATCCAGATGTACCTGATTTTGCTG GATGGACCCCACTTCATGAGGCATGCAGCTACGGTTGGCACCCTGTGGTAGTTGTACTGGTTAATGGGGGTGCCAATGTCAATGCGAAGGGTTTGGACGACGATACGCCGCTGCACGACGCTACCACCTCTGGCAACCTTAAAATGGTGAAGTTCCTTGTTGAACATGGAGCAGATCCATTTGTCAAGAATAAAAAGGGGAAAATGCCTTCTGATTATGCAGCTCCGGACATCTATGAATATCTGGAATCAATAAAAg GTATTCTGCCTCGATCGAAACGCAAACGTGTGACGGTCCgtg ATAATAACAGTAGAGCGTCACACGTCGGCCGCGCAAGGGATGACAGCGCCAAAAAGGGTTGCAATGCAAACAGCGACAGCAGTAAGAGAAGCAACATGGAGAGCCTAGCGCAGGGCGATCATTTCGAGGGCAAGGAAACCTCGCAAGAGAAGGGATCCACCTCGGATAACAGGGATG ATGGTGCACAGCTTAGCAGTGGAGTGGTATCGTCCACCCAAGATGAAGGAAGTGGAAGTTCTAAAAGATCACATGTTGATGAAATCCATGAAGCTGAGGCTACAGATGACGATGtttcaaaaagaaagaaaaagaaagaaactgAAGATAAGGAACCCATGGCAAAACCAGCCCCGGTAGCACGGGGTGGACCTGGACG GGTATTAACTGGTAACAAACCTCCGGGTCCTGCAAGTAAGACAGGGGCTTCGCCGCTGAGCAAAAGTGGCGGCAGTCAGAGCAGCAGCAAAGGTGCTGGCGGCGCTTCAGGGAAAGGCAGCCAGACGGCGCAGGGGAAGGGCGGCGCGGGGGCGAAAGCCAACGCGCAAGGTTCTCACCAG GGTAAATCCTCTGGAGGATCAAAGGGGGCGTCAAGTTCATCATCAGGCAAACAAGACAGGAAGAGCCCCGTTGCTAGTCCGAAACCAAATCAAAACAAAGACAGCGGGGATGGCGACGGAGACGAACCCAAGAGTCAAGAGTTGAGCGCACCGAAGGTCCCGCCGCTGAAGATAGTCCTCCCCGGCGGCAGCGGATCCAGCGGACGCATCGAACAAGAGG GTCAAAGAGGGAGCGGAAAGGGGCGAGGCAGTATTTCGTCGTTACCGTACGTGATCCCGTGCACGAGCGCGGACCCGGGCCAGACGTCGGACAGCTCGGACGGCACCGTGGAAGACAAGCGGCCTCCGGACACCAGCAAG GCTGGGCAAAGAGTCCTCCGTTCGCACAGGACGAATGACGGAGAGAAGGACAAGGAACGGACGTCCCCTCAGACAGGATCAGGGCAGAATCAGTCTTCTTTGAATTCCAACAAGAGCCCGCCACCTTCGGGCTCT GCCCACCATGATGATCATCATCCGTCCACATCGGGCAATAGAGGATCTGAGTCGG AACTTCACCCGAGGAAGAGAAAGTTAAAAGCATCAAAAGACAGCCATTCCCGTGAACCATCCAAGAGTGAGTCGGCTTCGGAAACCAGCAGTGCGGCTCACAACGTCACCCATTCAAATCCGTATCAAATGTACATTCACATACGGAAACag ATTGATCGTCGCCAGAGAGGTTTATTCCCGGTGAAGCCTAAGCCACCGAAGGACTTCAACAAGTATTTAATGAACCGGTGTACATACACCCTTCAGAGCAACGTGAACCCTGAGCCCCAAGTAGAAATACCTATTAGTTTACCACCACAAATGGTAAATGAGTTTTTGAcacaagaaaaagaaag AACTCGACTGCGTATTCAACACCTAGTAGAGAAAGAGAAACTTGTGCTGGCGGTCGAACAAGAGATATTGCGCGTTCACGGGCGCGCCGAACGCGCTGTGGCCAATCAG GCTCTTCCTTTCTCTGTGTGCACAATGCTGCGTGACAAAGAGGTTTACAATGTGTTGGCGCCAGAGCAGGAGGAGAAACGCAACGCGCAGCGCTCCCGGTGTAATGGCCGGCAAATCAACTCCTGGCTGCAGGAGGTGGATGACAAATGGGAGAAGATAAAG gaaGGGATGCTTCGACGACAGCACACGGAAGCTGAAACGTTACACGCAGTACAAATTATGGGCTGGGAATGGAAGCTCAAGGAACTGGGCCTTTGTGATTACAAAACTACGCCCAAAATAGATCCATCGCACGTGCCACAAATCCACGTGTCGAATTTTGATTTGCCCGCTTGA
- the LOC128682853 gene encoding ankyrin repeat domain-containing protein 11-like isoform X16, which translates to MPSSSRSRGSGRGPDGAPRAQVIAPMSERQQLALVMQMSSQEAPPVAATPAEERKRTRQQRNERGETPLHVAAIKGDHDQVKKLLDQGQDPDVPDFAGWTPLHEACSYGWHPVVVVLVNGGANVNAKGLDDDTPLHDATTSGNLKMVKFLVEHGADPFVKNKKGKMPSDYAAPDIYEYLESIKGILPRSKRKRVTVRDNNSRASHVGRARDDSAKKGCNANSDSSKRSNMESLAQGDHFEGKETSQEKGSTSDNRDDGAQLSSGVVSSTQDEGSGSSKRSHVDEIHEAEATDDDVSKRKKKKETEDKEPMAKPAPVARGGPGRVLTGNKPPGPASKTGASPLSKSGGSQSSSKGAGGASGKGSQTAQGKGGAGAKANAQGSHQGKSSGGSKGASSSSSGKQDRKSPVASPKPNQNKDSGDGDGDEPKSQELSAPKVPPLKIVLPGGSGSSGRIEQEGEGQRGSGKGRGSISSLPYVIPCTSADPGQTSDSSDGTVEDKRPPDTSKAHHDDHHPSTSGNRGSESELHPRKRKLKASKDSHSREPSKSESASETSSAAHNVTHSNPYQMYIHIRKQIDRRQRGLFPVKPKPPKDFNKYLMNRCTYTLQSNVNPEPQVEIPISLPPQMVNEFLTQEKERTRLRIQHLVEKEKLVLAVEQEILRVHGRAERAVANQALPFSVCTMLRDKEVYNVLAPEQEEKRNAQRSRCNGRQINSWLQEVDDKWEKIKEGMLRRQHTEAETLHAVQIMGWEWKLKELGLCDYKTTPKIDPSHVPQIHVSNFDLPA; encoded by the exons ATGCCATCGTCGTCTCGGTCGAGGGGCTCCGGCCGCGGCCCAGACGGCGCGCCACGAGCACAAGTAATAGCGCCTATGTCGGAGCGGCAACAGTTGGCCTTAGTGATGCAGATGTCTTCTCAAGAAGCCCCCCCAG TTGCTGCGACCCCAGCTGAAGAGAGGAAACGTACCAGACAGCAGAGGAACGAGCGAGGAGAAACTCCACTTCACGTCGCTGCTATCAAGGGTGATCATGATCAAGTTAAAAAGCTTCTCGATCAAGGTCAAGATCCAGATGTACCTGATTTTGCTG GATGGACCCCACTTCATGAGGCATGCAGCTACGGTTGGCACCCTGTGGTAGTTGTACTGGTTAATGGGGGTGCCAATGTCAATGCGAAGGGTTTGGACGACGATACGCCGCTGCACGACGCTACCACCTCTGGCAACCTTAAAATGGTGAAGTTCCTTGTTGAACATGGAGCAGATCCATTTGTCAAGAATAAAAAGGGGAAAATGCCTTCTGATTATGCAGCTCCGGACATCTATGAATATCTGGAATCAATAAAAg GTATTCTGCCTCGATCGAAACGCAAACGTGTGACGGTCCgtg ATAATAACAGTAGAGCGTCACACGTCGGCCGCGCAAGGGATGACAGCGCCAAAAAGGGTTGCAATGCAAACAGCGACAGCAGTAAGAGAAGCAACATGGAGAGCCTAGCGCAGGGCGATCATTTCGAGGGCAAGGAAACCTCGCAAGAGAAGGGATCCACCTCGGATAACAGGGATG ATGGTGCACAGCTTAGCAGTGGAGTGGTATCGTCCACCCAAGATGAAGGAAGTGGAAGTTCTAAAAGATCACATGTTGATGAAATCCATGAAGCTGAGGCTACAGATGACGATGtttcaaaaagaaagaaaaagaaagaaactgAAGATAAGGAACCCATGGCAAAACCAGCCCCGGTAGCACGGGGTGGACCTGGACG GGTATTAACTGGTAACAAACCTCCGGGTCCTGCAAGTAAGACAGGGGCTTCGCCGCTGAGCAAAAGTGGCGGCAGTCAGAGCAGCAGCAAAGGTGCTGGCGGCGCTTCAGGGAAAGGCAGCCAGACGGCGCAGGGGAAGGGCGGCGCGGGGGCGAAAGCCAACGCGCAAGGTTCTCACCAG GGTAAATCCTCTGGAGGATCAAAGGGGGCGTCAAGTTCATCATCAGGCAAACAAGACAGGAAGAGCCCCGTTGCTAGTCCGAAACCAAATCAAAACAAAGACAGCGGGGATGGCGACGGAGACGAACCCAAGAGTCAAGAGTTGAGCGCACCGAAGGTCCCGCCGCTGAAGATAGTCCTCCCCGGCGGCAGCGGATCCAGCGGACGCATCGAACAAGAGGGTGAAG GTCAAAGAGGGAGCGGAAAGGGGCGAGGCAGTATTTCGTCGTTACCGTACGTGATCCCGTGCACGAGCGCGGACCCGGGCCAGACGTCGGACAGCTCGGACGGCACCGTGGAAGACAAGCGGCCTCCGGACACCAGCAAG GCCCACCATGATGATCATCATCCGTCCACATCGGGCAATAGAGGATCTGAGTCGG AACTTCACCCGAGGAAGAGAAAGTTAAAAGCATCAAAAGACAGCCATTCCCGTGAACCATCCAAGAGTGAGTCGGCTTCGGAAACCAGCAGTGCGGCTCACAACGTCACCCATTCAAATCCGTATCAAATGTACATTCACATACGGAAACag ATTGATCGTCGCCAGAGAGGTTTATTCCCGGTGAAGCCTAAGCCACCGAAGGACTTCAACAAGTATTTAATGAACCGGTGTACATACACCCTTCAGAGCAACGTGAACCCTGAGCCCCAAGTAGAAATACCTATTAGTTTACCACCACAAATGGTAAATGAGTTTTTGAcacaagaaaaagaaag AACTCGACTGCGTATTCAACACCTAGTAGAGAAAGAGAAACTTGTGCTGGCGGTCGAACAAGAGATATTGCGCGTTCACGGGCGCGCCGAACGCGCTGTGGCCAATCAG GCTCTTCCTTTCTCTGTGTGCACAATGCTGCGTGACAAAGAGGTTTACAATGTGTTGGCGCCAGAGCAGGAGGAGAAACGCAACGCGCAGCGCTCCCGGTGTAATGGCCGGCAAATCAACTCCTGGCTGCAGGAGGTGGATGACAAATGGGAGAAGATAAAG gaaGGGATGCTTCGACGACAGCACACGGAAGCTGAAACGTTACACGCAGTACAAATTATGGGCTGGGAATGGAAGCTCAAGGAACTGGGCCTTTGTGATTACAAAACTACGCCCAAAATAGATCCATCGCACGTGCCACAAATCCACGTGTCGAATTTTGATTTGCCCGCTTGA
- the LOC128682853 gene encoding ankyrin repeat domain-containing protein 11-like isoform X13: MPSSSRSRGSGRGPDGAPRAQVIAPMSERQQLALVMQMSSQEAPPVAATPAEERKRTRQQRNERGETPLHVAAIKGDHDQVKKLLDQGQDPDVPDFAGWTPLHEACSYGWHPVVVVLVNGGANVNAKGLDDDTPLHDATTSGNLKMVKFLVEHGADPFVKNKKGKMPSDYAAPDIYEYLESIKGILPRSKRKRVTVRDNNSRASHVGRARDDSAKKGCNANSDSSKRSNMESLAQGDHFEGKETSQEKGSTSDNRDDGAQLSSGVVSSTQDEGSGSSKRSHVDEIHEAEATDDDVSKRKKKKETEDKEPMAKPAPVARGGPGRVLTGNKPPGPASKTGASPLSKSGGSQSSSKGAGGASGKGSQTAQGKGGAGAKANAQGSHQGKSSGGSKGASSSSSGKQDRKSPVASPKPNQNKDSGDGDGDEPKSQELSAPKVPPLKIVLPGGSGSSGRIEQEGEGQRGSGKGRGSISSLPYVIPCTSADPGQTSDSSDGTVEDKRPPDTSKAHHDDHHPSTSGNRGSESASTGSSVELHPRKRKLKASKDSHSREPSKSESASETSSAAHNVTHSNPYQMYIHIRKQIDRRQRGLFPVKPKPPKDFNKYLMNRCTYTLQSNVNPEPQVEIPISLPPQMVNEFLTQEKERTRLRIQHLVEKEKLVLAVEQEILRVHGRAERAVANQALPFSVCTMLRDKEVYNVLAPEQEEKRNAQRSRCNGRQINSWLQEVDDKWEKIKEGMLRRQHTEAETLHAVQIMGWEWKLKELGLCDYKTTPKIDPSHVPQIHVSNFDLPA; this comes from the exons ATGCCATCGTCGTCTCGGTCGAGGGGCTCCGGCCGCGGCCCAGACGGCGCGCCACGAGCACAAGTAATAGCGCCTATGTCGGAGCGGCAACAGTTGGCCTTAGTGATGCAGATGTCTTCTCAAGAAGCCCCCCCAG TTGCTGCGACCCCAGCTGAAGAGAGGAAACGTACCAGACAGCAGAGGAACGAGCGAGGAGAAACTCCACTTCACGTCGCTGCTATCAAGGGTGATCATGATCAAGTTAAAAAGCTTCTCGATCAAGGTCAAGATCCAGATGTACCTGATTTTGCTG GATGGACCCCACTTCATGAGGCATGCAGCTACGGTTGGCACCCTGTGGTAGTTGTACTGGTTAATGGGGGTGCCAATGTCAATGCGAAGGGTTTGGACGACGATACGCCGCTGCACGACGCTACCACCTCTGGCAACCTTAAAATGGTGAAGTTCCTTGTTGAACATGGAGCAGATCCATTTGTCAAGAATAAAAAGGGGAAAATGCCTTCTGATTATGCAGCTCCGGACATCTATGAATATCTGGAATCAATAAAAg GTATTCTGCCTCGATCGAAACGCAAACGTGTGACGGTCCgtg ATAATAACAGTAGAGCGTCACACGTCGGCCGCGCAAGGGATGACAGCGCCAAAAAGGGTTGCAATGCAAACAGCGACAGCAGTAAGAGAAGCAACATGGAGAGCCTAGCGCAGGGCGATCATTTCGAGGGCAAGGAAACCTCGCAAGAGAAGGGATCCACCTCGGATAACAGGGATG ATGGTGCACAGCTTAGCAGTGGAGTGGTATCGTCCACCCAAGATGAAGGAAGTGGAAGTTCTAAAAGATCACATGTTGATGAAATCCATGAAGCTGAGGCTACAGATGACGATGtttcaaaaagaaagaaaaagaaagaaactgAAGATAAGGAACCCATGGCAAAACCAGCCCCGGTAGCACGGGGTGGACCTGGACG GGTATTAACTGGTAACAAACCTCCGGGTCCTGCAAGTAAGACAGGGGCTTCGCCGCTGAGCAAAAGTGGCGGCAGTCAGAGCAGCAGCAAAGGTGCTGGCGGCGCTTCAGGGAAAGGCAGCCAGACGGCGCAGGGGAAGGGCGGCGCGGGGGCGAAAGCCAACGCGCAAGGTTCTCACCAG GGTAAATCCTCTGGAGGATCAAAGGGGGCGTCAAGTTCATCATCAGGCAAACAAGACAGGAAGAGCCCCGTTGCTAGTCCGAAACCAAATCAAAACAAAGACAGCGGGGATGGCGACGGAGACGAACCCAAGAGTCAAGAGTTGAGCGCACCGAAGGTCCCGCCGCTGAAGATAGTCCTCCCCGGCGGCAGCGGATCCAGCGGACGCATCGAACAAGAGGGTGAAG GTCAAAGAGGGAGCGGAAAGGGGCGAGGCAGTATTTCGTCGTTACCGTACGTGATCCCGTGCACGAGCGCGGACCCGGGCCAGACGTCGGACAGCTCGGACGGCACCGTGGAAGACAAGCGGCCTCCGGACACCAGCAAG GCCCACCATGATGATCATCATCCGTCCACATCGGGCAATAGAGGATCTGAGTCGG CGTCGACGGGCTCATCTGTAGAACTTCACCCGAGGAAGAGAAAGTTAAAAGCATCAAAAGACAGCCATTCCCGTGAACCATCCAAGAGTGAGTCGGCTTCGGAAACCAGCAGTGCGGCTCACAACGTCACCCATTCAAATCCGTATCAAATGTACATTCACATACGGAAACag ATTGATCGTCGCCAGAGAGGTTTATTCCCGGTGAAGCCTAAGCCACCGAAGGACTTCAACAAGTATTTAATGAACCGGTGTACATACACCCTTCAGAGCAACGTGAACCCTGAGCCCCAAGTAGAAATACCTATTAGTTTACCACCACAAATGGTAAATGAGTTTTTGAcacaagaaaaagaaag AACTCGACTGCGTATTCAACACCTAGTAGAGAAAGAGAAACTTGTGCTGGCGGTCGAACAAGAGATATTGCGCGTTCACGGGCGCGCCGAACGCGCTGTGGCCAATCAG GCTCTTCCTTTCTCTGTGTGCACAATGCTGCGTGACAAAGAGGTTTACAATGTGTTGGCGCCAGAGCAGGAGGAGAAACGCAACGCGCAGCGCTCCCGGTGTAATGGCCGGCAAATCAACTCCTGGCTGCAGGAGGTGGATGACAAATGGGAGAAGATAAAG gaaGGGATGCTTCGACGACAGCACACGGAAGCTGAAACGTTACACGCAGTACAAATTATGGGCTGGGAATGGAAGCTCAAGGAACTGGGCCTTTGTGATTACAAAACTACGCCCAAAATAGATCCATCGCACGTGCCACAAATCCACGTGTCGAATTTTGATTTGCCCGCTTGA